From Vidua macroura isolate BioBank_ID:100142 chromosome 5, ASM2450914v1, whole genome shotgun sequence, the proteins below share one genomic window:
- the CRY1 gene encoding cryptochrome-1 isoform X2: MGVNAVHWFRKGLRLHDNPALRECIQGADTVRCVYILDPWFAGSSNVGINRWRFLLQCLEDLDANLRKLNSRLFVIRGQPADVFPRLFKEWNIAKLSIEYDSEPFGKERDAAIKKLASEAGVEVIVRISHTLYDLDKIIELNGGQPPLTYKRFQTLISRMEPLEMPVETITPEVMKKCTTPVSDDHDEKYGVPSLEELGFDTDGLPSAVWPGGETEALTRLERHLERKAWVANFERPRMNANSLLASPTGLSPYLRFGCLSCRLFYFKLTDLYKKVKKNSSPPLSLYGQLLWREFFYTAATNNPRFDKMEGNPICVQIPWDKNPEALAKWAEGRTGFPWIDAIMTQLRQEGWIHHLARHAVACFLTRGDLWISWEEGMKVFEELLLDADWSVNAGSWMWLSCSSFFQQFFHCYCPVGFGRRTDPNGDYIRRYLPVLRGFPAKYIYDPWNAPESIQKAAKCIIGVNYPKPMVNHAEASRLNIERMKQIYQQLSRYRGLGLLATVPSNPNGNGNGGLMSYSPGESISGCGSTGGAQLGTGDGHSVVQSCALGDSHTGTSGIQQQVLTEVVCLLIRKGCNLCFV; encoded by the exons ATGGGGGTGAACGCCGTACACTGGTTCCGCAAGGGGCTGCGGCTCCACGACAACCCGGCGCTGCGGGAATGCATCCAGGGCGCCGACACGGTGCGCTGCGTCTACATCCTGGACCCCTGGTTCGCCGGCTCCTCCAACGTGGGCATCAACAGGTGGCG ATTCCTGCTTCAATGTCTCGAGGATCTTGATGCCAATCTGCGGAAGCTGAATTCACGTTTGTTTGTTATCCGTGGACAGCCAGCAGATGTTTTCCCCAGGCTTTTTAAG GAATGGAACATTGCAAAACTTTCTATTGAATATGATTCTGAACCatttgggaaggaaagagatGCAGCTATCAAGAAACTGGCTAGTGAAGCAGGAGTGGAGGTCATTGTTCGGATTTCACATACATTGTATGACCTGGACAA AATAATAGAATTAAATGGAGGACAGCCTCCTCTTACTTACAAGCGATTTCAGACCCTAATTAGTAGAATGGAACCCCTGGAGATGCCTGTGGAGACTATAACCCcagaagtaatgaaaaaatgtaCTACTCCAGTTTCTGATGACCACGATGAGAAATATGGCGTGCCATCACTTGAAGAGCTGG GTTTTGACACAGATGGTCTGCCTTCTGCAGTGTGGCCAGGGGGAGAAACTGAAGCTCTCACACGCTTAGAAAGACATTTAGAACGAAAG gcTTGGGTAGCAAACTTTGAAAGACCACGAATGAATGCAAATTCCCTTTTGGCAAGCCCTACGGGGCTCAGTCCCTACCTCCGCTTTGGCTGTTTGTCCTGTCGgctcttttatttcaaattaacgGATCTGTACAAAAAG GTAAAAAAGAAcagctcccctcccctctccctctatGGCCAGCTGTTATGGCGTGAATTTTTCTACACAGCGGCGACTAACAATCCACGGTTTGATAAAATGGAGGGGAATCCTATCTGTGTTCAAATTCCATGGGATAAGAATCCTGAGGCTTTGGCCAAATGGGCAGAAGGCAGGACAGGTTTTCCTTGGATTGATGCAATTATGACACAGCTTCGTCAGGAAGGTTGGATTCACCATTTAGCCCGGCATGCTGTAGCATGCTTTTTGACTCGAGGTGACCTCTGGATTAGCTGGGAAGAAGGAATGAAG GTCTTTGAAGAGCTGTTACTTGATGCAGATTGGAGTGTGAATGCTGGAAGCTGGATGTGGCTATCCTGTAGTTCCTTCTTTCAACAGTTTTTTCACTGCTACTGCCCAGTGGGTTTTGGCAGAAGAACTGACCCAAATGGGGATTATATCAG ACGTTATTTGCCAGTACTTAGAGGTTTCCCTGCAAAATACATCTATGATCCTTGGAATGCCCCAGAGAGCATCCAGAAGGCTGCAAAATGTATTATAGGAGTTAATTATCCCAAACCAATGGTAAACCATGCAGAGGCAAGTCGTCTGAATATTGAGAGGATGAAACAGATCTACCAGCAGCTTTCACGATACAGAGGACTGG GTCTTCTTGCAACTGTGCCTTCTAATccaaatggaaatggaaatggtgGCCTAATGAGCTATTCACCAGGAGAAAGCATTTCTGGTTGTGGTAGTACAGGAG GAGCTCAGCTGGGAACTGGTGATGGTCATTCTGTTGTTCAGTCATGTGCCCTGGGAGACTCTCATACAGGAACAAGTGGAATTCAGCAGCAAG tctTAACAGAGGTGGTGTGTTTACTGATCAGGAAAGGCTGTaatctgtgttttgtttaa
- the CRY1 gene encoding cryptochrome-1 isoform X1, which produces MGVNAVHWFRKGLRLHDNPALRECIQGADTVRCVYILDPWFAGSSNVGINRWRFLLQCLEDLDANLRKLNSRLFVIRGQPADVFPRLFKEWNIAKLSIEYDSEPFGKERDAAIKKLASEAGVEVIVRISHTLYDLDKIIELNGGQPPLTYKRFQTLISRMEPLEMPVETITPEVMKKCTTPVSDDHDEKYGVPSLEELGFDTDGLPSAVWPGGETEALTRLERHLERKAWVANFERPRMNANSLLASPTGLSPYLRFGCLSCRLFYFKLTDLYKKVKKNSSPPLSLYGQLLWREFFYTAATNNPRFDKMEGNPICVQIPWDKNPEALAKWAEGRTGFPWIDAIMTQLRQEGWIHHLARHAVACFLTRGDLWISWEEGMKVFEELLLDADWSVNAGSWMWLSCSSFFQQFFHCYCPVGFGRRTDPNGDYIRRYLPVLRGFPAKYIYDPWNAPESIQKAAKCIIGVNYPKPMVNHAEASRLNIERMKQIYQQLSRYRGLGLLATVPSNPNGNGNGGLMSYSPGESISGCGSTGGAQLGTGDGHSVVQSCALGDSHTGTSGIQQQGYCQASSILHYAHGDNQQSHLLQAGRTALGTGISAGKRPNPEEETQSVGPKVQRQSTN; this is translated from the exons ATGGGGGTGAACGCCGTACACTGGTTCCGCAAGGGGCTGCGGCTCCACGACAACCCGGCGCTGCGGGAATGCATCCAGGGCGCCGACACGGTGCGCTGCGTCTACATCCTGGACCCCTGGTTCGCCGGCTCCTCCAACGTGGGCATCAACAGGTGGCG ATTCCTGCTTCAATGTCTCGAGGATCTTGATGCCAATCTGCGGAAGCTGAATTCACGTTTGTTTGTTATCCGTGGACAGCCAGCAGATGTTTTCCCCAGGCTTTTTAAG GAATGGAACATTGCAAAACTTTCTATTGAATATGATTCTGAACCatttgggaaggaaagagatGCAGCTATCAAGAAACTGGCTAGTGAAGCAGGAGTGGAGGTCATTGTTCGGATTTCACATACATTGTATGACCTGGACAA AATAATAGAATTAAATGGAGGACAGCCTCCTCTTACTTACAAGCGATTTCAGACCCTAATTAGTAGAATGGAACCCCTGGAGATGCCTGTGGAGACTATAACCCcagaagtaatgaaaaaatgtaCTACTCCAGTTTCTGATGACCACGATGAGAAATATGGCGTGCCATCACTTGAAGAGCTGG GTTTTGACACAGATGGTCTGCCTTCTGCAGTGTGGCCAGGGGGAGAAACTGAAGCTCTCACACGCTTAGAAAGACATTTAGAACGAAAG gcTTGGGTAGCAAACTTTGAAAGACCACGAATGAATGCAAATTCCCTTTTGGCAAGCCCTACGGGGCTCAGTCCCTACCTCCGCTTTGGCTGTTTGTCCTGTCGgctcttttatttcaaattaacgGATCTGTACAAAAAG GTAAAAAAGAAcagctcccctcccctctccctctatGGCCAGCTGTTATGGCGTGAATTTTTCTACACAGCGGCGACTAACAATCCACGGTTTGATAAAATGGAGGGGAATCCTATCTGTGTTCAAATTCCATGGGATAAGAATCCTGAGGCTTTGGCCAAATGGGCAGAAGGCAGGACAGGTTTTCCTTGGATTGATGCAATTATGACACAGCTTCGTCAGGAAGGTTGGATTCACCATTTAGCCCGGCATGCTGTAGCATGCTTTTTGACTCGAGGTGACCTCTGGATTAGCTGGGAAGAAGGAATGAAG GTCTTTGAAGAGCTGTTACTTGATGCAGATTGGAGTGTGAATGCTGGAAGCTGGATGTGGCTATCCTGTAGTTCCTTCTTTCAACAGTTTTTTCACTGCTACTGCCCAGTGGGTTTTGGCAGAAGAACTGACCCAAATGGGGATTATATCAG ACGTTATTTGCCAGTACTTAGAGGTTTCCCTGCAAAATACATCTATGATCCTTGGAATGCCCCAGAGAGCATCCAGAAGGCTGCAAAATGTATTATAGGAGTTAATTATCCCAAACCAATGGTAAACCATGCAGAGGCAAGTCGTCTGAATATTGAGAGGATGAAACAGATCTACCAGCAGCTTTCACGATACAGAGGACTGG GTCTTCTTGCAACTGTGCCTTCTAATccaaatggaaatggaaatggtgGCCTAATGAGCTATTCACCAGGAGAAAGCATTTCTGGTTGTGGTAGTACAGGAG GAGCTCAGCTGGGAACTGGTGATGGTCATTCTGTTGTTCAGTCATGTGCCCTGGGAGACTCTCATACAGGAACAAGTGGAATTCAGCAGCAAG GTTACTGTCAAGCAAGTAGTATCTTACACTATGCTCATGGAGACAATCAGCAATCACACTTATTGCAAGCAG GAAGAACGGCCCTTGGTACTGGCATTAGTGCAGGGAAACGCCCAAATCCAGAAGAAGAAACTCAGAGCGTTGGACCAAAAGTCCAGCGACAGAGCACAAATTAA